A genomic window from Thiomonas arsenitoxydans includes:
- a CDS encoding dimethyl sulfoxide reductase anchor subunit family protein: MRPAFSVLLLTTLVGCAQGLGVVVALPALFGAAQSASWLAFCSLSLWIILGLGVIGLAASFGHLGRPERAWRAAAMWRTSWLSREVIALPAFLGLTALSLLGIQTLHDWPGLLAAVLIIGALALWVCTAMIYAGVRFLREWATPLTALNFVLMGLASGCLLASVLALWRLAPQAAIYAHAAAVLLGIALVGRLAALLRVRGLTPAGSMQSAIGVGSAVIRQTSKGFTAGAFNTREFFHGRSALWVAGARWGFVAFGFVLPISLLLLTPQPLRLVGWPLALASNLLGMLAERWDFFAQVRHPQNRYYQAAL, translated from the coding sequence ATGCGTCCCGCGTTTTCCGTTTTATTGCTCACCACCCTGGTCGGCTGCGCGCAGGGGCTGGGGGTTGTGGTGGCGCTGCCAGCGCTGTTCGGCGCGGCGCAGAGCGCCTCTTGGCTGGCGTTCTGCAGCCTGAGTCTGTGGATCATCCTGGGGCTGGGCGTCATCGGGCTAGCCGCCTCGTTCGGCCATCTCGGACGCCCGGAGCGCGCCTGGCGCGCCGCCGCCATGTGGCGCACCTCCTGGCTGTCACGCGAGGTCATCGCCCTGCCGGCCTTCCTGGGATTGACCGCCTTGAGCCTGCTGGGCATTCAAACCCTGCACGATTGGCCTGGTCTGCTGGCAGCGGTCTTGATCATCGGTGCGCTGGCGCTCTGGGTCTGCACCGCCATGATCTACGCGGGGGTGCGGTTTCTGCGCGAATGGGCTACTCCGCTCACCGCGCTGAACTTCGTGCTGATGGGTCTGGCCAGCGGCTGTCTGCTGGCTTCCGTGCTGGCGCTGTGGCGGCTCGCGCCGCAGGCGGCGATCTATGCCCACGCCGCCGCCGTATTGCTGGGTATCGCCCTGGTGGGGCGTCTGGCGGCGCTGCTGCGTGTGCGGGGTCTGACACCTGCGGGGTCGATGCAGTCGGCCATCGGGGTGGGCAGTGCGGTGATCCGCCAGACCTCCAAGGGCTTCACCGCCGGGGCATTCAACACCCGCGAGTTCTTTCATGGACGAAGCGCGCTATGGGTGGCGGGTGCGCGCTGGGGCTTCGTGGCGTTTGGCTTCGTGCTGCCGATCTCGCTGCTGCTTCTCACGCCGCAGCCGCTGCGCTTGGTCGGCTGGCCGCTGGCGCTGGCCAGCAATCTGCTGGGCATGCTGGCCGAGCGCTGGGATTTTTTCGCTCAGGTCCGTCATCCGCAAAACCGCTATTACCAGGCTGCGCTGTGA
- a CDS encoding lysozyme inhibitor LprI family protein — MRGIGFLCGGLLVLTCFGQAQAAIEVKTPPICLSQPRSADCAAQTRRALNERMTHLYHLELQKVMGTYTERRLDHAQNLWRRWANAECEFRNGPPDWPNAAWSTRQDDCLSGMIRRRIAQLDGFLHCSGATCPPK, encoded by the coding sequence ATGCGTGGAATCGGTTTTTTGTGCGGCGGGTTGTTGGTGTTGACGTGTTTCGGGCAGGCGCAGGCCGCGATTGAGGTGAAGACCCCGCCCATCTGCCTGTCGCAACCGCGTAGCGCAGATTGCGCCGCACAGACCCGTCGCGCGCTCAATGAGCGCATGACCCATCTCTATCACCTGGAATTGCAGAAGGTGATGGGCACCTACACCGAGCGGCGGCTCGATCATGCGCAGAATCTGTGGCGGCGCTGGGCGAATGCGGAATGTGAGTTCCGCAACGGCCCGCCCGATTGGCCAAATGCCGCCTGGAGCACGCGGCAGGATGACTGTCTGTCGGGCATGATCCGCAGACGAATCGCCCAGCTCGACGGCTTTTTGCACTGTTCCGGCGCCACCTGCCCACCCAAATGA
- a CDS encoding enoyl-CoA hydratase has product MPNPTNPTDVLLHERDARGVVTVTLNRPQAFNALSEALLDALQAQIDALTEDDGARVVILRGAGRAFCAGHDLKEMRAQPSQAYYQSLFARCGKVMTGLMRLPQPVIAQVHGIATAAGCQLVASCDLAVASADARFAVSGVNYGLFCSTPGVALARNLPRKQAMEMLLTGEFIDAATAQQRALINRVAPADALEAEVERLVASILNKPAAAVRMGKALFYRQVETGIDAAYQLAAQTMTCNMLDDCALEGVQAFIEKREPSWRVASGA; this is encoded by the coding sequence ATGCCCAACCCCACGAACCCGACCGACGTCCTGCTGCATGAACGCGATGCGCGCGGCGTGGTTACCGTCACGCTCAACCGCCCGCAGGCGTTCAACGCCTTGTCGGAGGCTTTGCTCGATGCACTGCAGGCGCAGATCGACGCCTTGACGGAAGACGACGGCGCCCGCGTGGTCATCCTGCGCGGCGCAGGCCGAGCTTTTTGCGCCGGGCACGATCTCAAGGAAATGCGCGCCCAGCCCTCGCAGGCCTATTACCAGTCGCTCTTCGCTCGTTGCGGCAAGGTCATGACCGGATTGATGCGGCTGCCCCAGCCCGTCATCGCTCAGGTGCATGGCATCGCCACGGCGGCCGGCTGTCAGTTGGTGGCGAGTTGCGATCTGGCGGTGGCCAGCGCTGACGCGCGCTTTGCCGTCTCGGGCGTGAATTACGGGCTGTTCTGTTCCACGCCCGGCGTGGCGCTGGCGCGCAATCTGCCGCGCAAGCAGGCGATGGAAATGCTGCTCACCGGCGAGTTCATCGACGCCGCCACCGCGCAGCAGCGCGCCCTGATCAATCGCGTCGCCCCGGCCGATGCGTTGGAGGCTGAAGTGGAGCGACTGGTCGCCAGCATTCTGAACAAACCCGCCGCCGCGGTGCGCATGGGCAAGGCGCTGTTCTACCGCCAGGTCGAGACCGGCATCGATGCGGCTTACCAACTCGCGGCGCAGACCATGACCTGCAATATGCTCGACGACTGCGCGCTAGAAGGCGTGCAGGCCTTCATCGAAAAACGCGAACCGAGTTGGCGCGTGGCCTCAGGCGCCTGA
- a CDS encoding PP2C family protein-serine/threonine phosphatase, with translation MDPTDHYPPSRLPPLPTPVQHRAGTRWRLSAASGLHKGDRPYQQDQLRVIAHPRVQGCVLAVIADGMGGKSGGRKAADQVMLTAQQLFERYHPDSDDPHALLQQIVQESHSMIRLTALSTEQEPHSTIVCALFHADEGRCYWSHVGDSRLYIFRNGRLLLRTTDDSYVQTLVDKGEITEAKARNHPMSNVLTCSLGMSELPSKPVEESPLMPGDVLMLCSDGVWHYFTDQDLEIATSKLQPRECCQYLIDKARTRAGGRGDNLSLIVIELARLPAPGETSSTSSGA, from the coding sequence ATGGATCCCACCGATCACTACCCGCCGTCCCGGTTGCCGCCCCTGCCCACGCCGGTGCAGCACCGTGCGGGTACCCGCTGGCGGTTAAGCGCGGCAAGTGGCCTGCACAAAGGCGACCGGCCGTATCAGCAGGATCAGTTGCGGGTCATTGCCCACCCCCGCGTGCAGGGCTGCGTGCTGGCGGTGATTGCCGACGGCATGGGCGGAAAAAGCGGCGGACGCAAAGCGGCCGATCAGGTCATGCTCACCGCACAACAACTGTTCGAGCGCTATCACCCGGACAGCGACGATCCGCATGCGCTGCTGCAGCAGATCGTGCAGGAAAGCCACAGCATGATCCGGCTCACAGCACTGTCCACCGAGCAGGAGCCGCATTCCACCATCGTCTGCGCCCTGTTTCACGCCGACGAAGGCCGCTGCTACTGGTCGCATGTGGGCGACAGCCGCCTCTACATCTTCCGCAACGGTCGACTGCTGCTGCGCACCACCGATGACTCGTATGTGCAAACCCTGGTCGACAAGGGCGAGATCACCGAAGCCAAGGCCCGCAACCATCCGATGAGCAATGTGCTGACCTGCAGTCTGGGCATGTCGGAGCTGCCGTCCAAGCCGGTGGAAGAAAGCCCGCTGATGCCGGGTGATGTGCTCATGCTGTGCAGCGACGGCGTGTGGCACTACTTCACCGATCAGGATCTTGAAATCGCCACCTCCAAACTGCAGCCGCGCGAGTGCTGTCAGTACCTGATCGACAAGGCCCGCACCCGCGCCGGCGGCCGCGGCGACAATCTGTCCCTCATCGTCATCGAGTTGGCGCGGCTGCCCGCGCCGGGTGAGACATCAAGTACGTCATCAGGCGCCTGA